In one window of Mesorhizobium sp. B2-1-1 DNA:
- a CDS encoding MFS transporter: protein MDKRIFWLALGSFAISTEGFVISSLLPDIARDAGISVPLAGTLITAFALAYAVGTPILATLTGEWDRRRVILWTLVFFVIGNVAAALSSSFEVLLAARIIMALSSGLFAATAQGTAVALVDDHHRARAIAVVVGGTTVAVAVGAPLGALVAAIAGWRGTFYAIAGLGALAGAILWYRLPRGIIGTKLPLKRRLAAAMRPGVMPILVTTTLALIGAFTVFSFIAPLAIEASGLSPIALPGMLLAFGVGAVIGNIAGGQAADRFGATRTVGWSLALSAAMLVTFSLIPAFLPHHLAGPALMGMMVPWGIVGWAFPPAQASRIIKLAPDAAPIVLSLNASALYLGVALGAVVGGAVLRYGGPADLGLIAAVFPVVGLGIVLAGRMLARPVAMPAE, encoded by the coding sequence ATGGACAAGCGGATTTTCTGGCTTGCGCTCGGATCGTTTGCGATCTCGACCGAAGGCTTCGTCATCTCCAGCCTTCTGCCCGACATCGCCAGGGATGCCGGCATCTCCGTTCCGCTCGCCGGCACGCTGATCACCGCCTTCGCGCTCGCCTATGCGGTCGGCACGCCGATCCTGGCGACGCTGACCGGCGAATGGGACCGGCGCCGCGTCATCCTGTGGACGCTGGTGTTCTTCGTCATCGGCAATGTTGCCGCGGCCTTGAGTTCCTCCTTCGAAGTGCTGCTCGCCGCGCGCATCATCATGGCGCTGTCGTCTGGCCTGTTCGCGGCGACCGCGCAAGGCACGGCGGTGGCGCTGGTCGATGATCATCACCGGGCCCGCGCCATTGCCGTCGTCGTCGGCGGCACCACGGTGGCGGTGGCGGTGGGCGCCCCGCTCGGTGCGCTGGTCGCGGCGATAGCCGGCTGGCGCGGCACGTTCTATGCCATCGCAGGCCTCGGCGCGCTCGCCGGTGCCATCCTCTGGTACCGGCTGCCGCGCGGCATCATCGGCACCAAGCTGCCGCTGAAGCGTCGGCTGGCGGCGGCAATGCGTCCCGGCGTGATGCCGATCCTGGTGACGACCACACTTGCCCTCATCGGCGCCTTCACCGTGTTCAGCTTCATCGCGCCGCTGGCCATCGAAGCCAGCGGGCTCTCCCCGATAGCGCTGCCCGGCATGCTGCTCGCCTTCGGCGTCGGCGCCGTCATCGGCAACATCGCCGGCGGCCAGGCCGCAGACCGCTTCGGCGCTACGCGCACCGTCGGCTGGTCGCTGGCGCTGAGCGCTGCCATGCTCGTCACCTTCTCGCTGATCCCGGCCTTTCTGCCGCATCATCTCGCCGGGCCGGCGCTGATGGGCATGATGGTGCCATGGGGCATCGTCGGCTGGGCCTTCCCGCCGGCGCAGGCGAGCCGCATCATCAAGCTCGCCCCGGACGCTGCCCCGATCGTGCTGTCGCTCAACGCCTCCGCGCTCTACCTCGGCGTGGCGCTCGGCGCGGTGGTTGGCGGCGCCGTGCTGCGCTATGGCGGTCCGGCCGATCTGGGCCTCATCGCGGCCGTCTTCCCCGTCGTCGGGCTCGGCATCGTGCTGGCCGGCCGGATGCTGGCGCGGCCGGTCGCCATGCCGGCGGAGTAG
- a CDS encoding MarR family winged helix-turn-helix transcriptional regulator, whose product MTDLQQPGFSRCNNATLRRTARRLGRFYDDALAPSGLKGTQFGLLFQISASSEPAMGTVAEALIMDLSALGHTLKPLVRDGYVETFPDKDDRRVKRVRLTPHGQAKLEEAIKLWSVAQQRFEEMIGAEQAAKLRATLDAVASLDLETPAAAPSS is encoded by the coding sequence ATGACCGATCTTCAGCAACCGGGATTCAGCCGGTGCAACAATGCCACCTTGCGGCGCACCGCGCGCAGGCTCGGCCGCTTCTACGACGACGCGCTTGCGCCTTCCGGGCTGAAAGGCACGCAATTTGGCCTGCTCTTTCAGATCAGTGCCAGCAGCGAACCGGCGATGGGGACCGTTGCCGAGGCGCTGATCATGGATCTCTCGGCGCTCGGCCATACGCTGAAGCCGCTGGTCCGCGACGGCTATGTCGAAACCTTCCCCGATAAGGACGATCGCCGCGTCAAGCGCGTCCGGCTGACGCCGCACGGCCAGGCCAAACTCGAAGAGGCGATCAAGCTGTGGAGTGTCGCACAGCAGCGCTTCGAGGAGATGATCGGCGCGGAGCAAGCCGCGAAGCTGCGTGCGACGCTGGATGCTGTGGCCTCTCTGGACCTCGAAACGCCGGCGGCCGCTCCCTCCAGTTGA
- a CDS encoding metallophosphoesterase family protein, with amino-acid sequence MRIAVLADIHGNVLALDAVLADLERRGGADITVNLGDSVSGPLWPRETFARLEALDLPTVRGNHDRRVAADPADETMWASDIYAQERLTGAQREVLFAQPLTLEIAPGVIAFHARPDHDEKYLLDTITEGRLVRAPLAAIRRRLKALDPACRLALCGHSHRAELIRLPGGPVIFNPGSVGCPAYEDSTPPAHFSEQGAPHARYGIVTSDEPGRPDRFEAIAVDYDHEAAASQAEQAGRPEWAHALRTGFMPG; translated from the coding sequence ATGCGCATTGCTGTCCTCGCCGATATCCACGGCAATGTGCTGGCGCTTGACGCCGTGCTCGCCGACCTCGAGCGGCGCGGCGGCGCGGACATCACGGTCAATCTCGGCGACAGCGTTTCGGGTCCGCTCTGGCCGCGCGAGACGTTCGCGCGGCTGGAAGCGCTGGACCTGCCGACCGTGCGCGGCAACCATGACCGCCGCGTCGCCGCCGATCCGGCCGATGAGACCATGTGGGCCTCCGACATCTACGCGCAGGAACGACTGACGGGGGCGCAGCGCGAGGTGCTGTTCGCCCAGCCTCTGACGCTGGAGATCGCGCCCGGCGTGATCGCTTTCCATGCCAGGCCCGATCACGACGAGAAGTACCTGCTCGATACGATCACCGAGGGCCGGCTGGTGCGCGCGCCGCTGGCGGCGATCCGGCGGCGGTTGAAGGCGCTCGATCCGGCCTGCCGCCTGGCCCTGTGCGGCCATAGCCACCGGGCCGAACTGATCCGCTTGCCCGGCGGTCCGGTGATCTTCAACCCGGGCAGCGTCGGCTGTCCCGCCTATGAAGACTCGACGCCGCCGGCGCATTTCTCCGAGCAGGGCGCGCCGCATGCGCGCTACGGCATCGTCACTTCAGACGAGCCCGGCCGACCCGACCGTTTCGAGGCCATCGCCGTCGACTACGATCACGAGGCGGCCGCCAGCCAGGCCGAACAGGCGGGACGGCCCGAATGGGCCCATGCGCTGCGAACCGGCTTCATGCCCGGCTGA
- a CDS encoding ArsR/SmtB family transcription factor translates to MSLPHPNTDQISLPIVLAVLGDPTRLAIVRYLASKEGVPLNCSKFLDLASKTNLSYHLAKLREAGVTRAEVAGTNRMITLRRADLDARFPGLLDSIIAAAGDDPALPAVGGHDIEVTA, encoded by the coding sequence ATGAGCCTGCCACATCCCAATACGGACCAGATCAGCCTGCCGATCGTGCTCGCCGTGCTCGGCGACCCGACGCGGCTGGCGATCGTGCGTTATCTCGCCAGCAAGGAAGGCGTGCCGCTAAACTGCAGCAAATTCCTCGATCTCGCCTCGAAGACCAATCTGAGCTACCACCTGGCAAAGCTGCGCGAGGCCGGCGTGACCCGCGCAGAAGTGGCCGGCACCAACCGCATGATTACGCTGCGCCGCGCCGATCTCGATGCCCGCTTCCCCGGCCTGCTCGACAGCATTATTGCCGCCGCAGGCGACGATCCGGCGCTGCCGGCGGTCGGCGGCCATGATATCGAAGTGACGGCCTGA
- a CDS encoding SH3 domain-containing protein: protein MKRWSTLRTTLFALIAAPVLLTVAHAEDGPFISIVTGLAPDDLLNVRAHPSPIGKTEARLANGASVNNLGCIDVDGRQWCKVEAENPKISGWTPARYLNPVNPASPPDPDQADGGQALDATAGPTAAPPPALPPDLTARLGGADNAAATTPKSAAAVAMQDAYGLALVANEPPPTGENPPQAEASAGGAAIEIPCARNVGQPMTLCAASVEHKGSDKADVTVTWPDGGSRVISFYGGLPAGSDGDSDFRFTREGSLSMIRVGISERLEITDAVAFGD from the coding sequence ATGAAGCGCTGGTCTACGCTCCGAACGACGCTCTTCGCGCTGATCGCCGCTCCTGTGCTTCTGACGGTGGCCCATGCCGAGGATGGGCCGTTCATCTCCATCGTCACCGGCCTCGCTCCCGACGATCTCCTCAACGTCCGCGCCCATCCGTCGCCGATCGGCAAGACCGAGGCGCGGCTGGCCAACGGCGCCAGCGTGAACAATCTCGGCTGCATCGACGTAGACGGCCGGCAATGGTGCAAGGTCGAGGCCGAGAACCCGAAAATCAGCGGCTGGACCCCTGCCCGCTACCTGAACCCCGTCAATCCGGCTTCGCCGCCCGATCCGGATCAGGCGGATGGAGGCCAGGCGCTCGACGCAACGGCCGGCCCGACAGCCGCTCCGCCGCCCGCGTTGCCGCCCGACCTGACGGCGAGGCTGGGCGGAGCCGACAACGCGGCTGCAACCACGCCGAAATCCGCGGCGGCAGTTGCCATGCAGGATGCTTACGGCCTGGCGCTGGTGGCGAATGAACCGCCGCCCACTGGGGAGAATCCGCCTCAGGCGGAGGCCAGCGCCGGAGGCGCCGCCATTGAAATTCCCTGTGCGCGCAATGTTGGCCAGCCGATGACCCTTTGCGCGGCAAGCGTCGAGCACAAGGGCAGCGACAAGGCCGACGTCACCGTGACCTGGCCGGACGGCGGCAGCCGCGTCATCTCCTTCTACGGCGGCCTGCCCGCAGGTTCCGACGGCGACAGCGATTTCCGCTTCACCCGCGAAGGCAGCCTCAGCATGATCCGCGTCGGCATCTCGGAGCGATTGGAGATTACGGACGCGGTGGCGTTTGGGGATTAG